The Chrysiogenia bacterium genome segment GCGGGGCAAAGCTCTTTGAGTCGGAGACCAAGTTCGAGTCGGGCAGCGGGTGGCCGAGTTTTTTTGCGCCGGTCGAAGAGGGCGCGGTGGCCGAGGAGCGCGATACTTCCCACGGGATGGTGCGCACCGAGGCCCTGTGCGCTGCCTGCGGCGGGCACCTGGGCCACGTCTTCGAAGACGGCCCGGCCCCCACGGGCCTGCGCTACTGCATGAACAGCGCCTCGCTGAAGTTCGAGCCGGAAGAAAAATAACCACAGATGAACGCAGATAAACACGGATGCGGATACGTCTTCGCCCCGTTCGTCCTGAGTAGCGCTGAGGATCAGCGCGTATCGAAGGGCACAAGGGCCGATGTATTCGGGTGTGGGGCCTGAGGCCCGTATGCCCTTCGATACGCAGCCCTTCGGCCCGCTACTCAGGACGAACGGGGTGGAATCCCCGTAGATCCTGCTCATCCTGTCAATCCTTTTTGATCTGCTCCTTCTACATATCTGTGTTCATCTGTGCCTGCCCTGAGCATGTCGAAGGGGCCATCCGTGGTTCCATTCCCCCTCTGATTCTGGTCATACCCACCAAAATCCGCGTTGTGGTAGGCTTTCCCTTGATATCGAAGGGAGAATTGACATGAGTGAGGAACAGAACACCCCCACGCCGGAGCAGAAAGAGGAGCTCGATCTCTACGAGCGCCTGGCAAAAGAAACCCGCAAGGCCTTTGAAAAGGCGAGCAAGAAGTCGGCCGAGGCCCTCGATGAGTCGCTGGCCTTCGCGCGCAAGGAAATCGACCGGGCCGGCGAGTTCAGCAAGGAACAGCTCGACAAGGCCGAAATCTTCTTGAAGCGCGACCTCGAAGAGACCGCCGGCGACTTCGAGCGCCTGGGAGACAAGGCCA includes the following:
- the msrB gene encoding peptide-methionine (R)-S-oxide reductase MsrB is translated as MTKIQKTEEEWRAELGEEAYRILREKGTERAFTGKYWDNHEAGVYFCAGCGAKLFESETKFESGSGWPSFFAPVEEGAVAEERDTSHGMVRTEALCAACGGHLGHVFEDGPAPTGLRYCMNSASLKFEPEEK